A genomic region of Sneathia sanguinegens contains the following coding sequences:
- a CDS encoding ABC transporter permease yields the protein MKALNKDIIREIIRSKSRFLTLIIIVFLCSLTYVGLNSTVYDIKKSINNSVIKNNMYDIRVEVPIGFTDSDIATLKSLNNIENIKFYNETVDYDKKILYIENDNLKENTALSLQNMDNNYILPGYKVIGKGMDISYPQDKIIKSGVTMEKAFLIPKTNKIKNVAIIKLKNSEKYDTFSDEYINYVKEYKEKLNLLLAKRPSEREQEIHKNLSEGLEKIDNGFIEINKNNEKLAQNKKKILVGLDKINEKKEEFLSFKSKIEKNKKLLEENLKKLQSEKAKLEQVQGMDDEKNALNSKYEQVQKEYKSLIINEKAYKTSYEKALKNFENEKAKLQNSNKKLKEADREINIKRQELETKKNELNNQKKFVIKPMYSVGSRYDNDAFLTLYNNIKSTKIMCYLFPACFFIIGLFVTSTTMIRFSTEQRINVGIYKFLGYDSKHIVIKFLIYGLVPTIIGLLIGSIAGTYLLPRFIIPTLLVGFKIFKDIKLYFVPTYAIVIVSSFIITSIITILIVVYIQLNDKTINLLTGKTTTVVKRVIFEKTILWKKLSFSKKILFRNLFKYKGRMLMTILGIGSCTALIYFGISLHFAFSDITKYQYTKIKKYDAIVYFNYNVSKEKKEEYINKISNFADLYLVNTNEKKFKHKGLDYKIIHEYLIKGSDKQFFNFNLKEHESEISLKTSEILKKKKGDYIDLSDIYNEVERIKIDGVFQNYIAQYVYTKDSSKESNAVIVKFKNNNIDINKLLDKDVVFNIRTKHDTKEFFIKQINSLSIVIVLMIILGAMLATIVTYNLGNINIIERKRELSTLKVLGYTKLEMNLYIFREIIILALFSILIGLYLGRKLQLFFATQFVNSPIQLVMRLNYIPFVISFVLSLLIVIIVSIFLIFKINKINMVDALKVGD from the coding sequence TAACTCTTATTATAATTGTATTTTTATGTTCTTTAACTTATGTAGGTTTGAATTCAACAGTATATGATATTAAAAAATCTATAAATAATAGTGTTATAAAAAATAATATGTATGATATCAGAGTTGAGGTTCCTATAGGTTTTACAGATTCTGATATTGCAACTTTAAAATCGTTGAATAATATAGAAAATATCAAATTTTATAATGAAACTGTAGATTATGATAAAAAAATTCTTTATATTGAAAATGATAATTTAAAAGAAAATACTGCATTATCTCTACAAAACATGGATAATAACTATATTTTACCGGGTTATAAAGTTATAGGTAAGGGTATGGATATTTCATATCCTCAAGATAAAATTATTAAGTCTGGAGTAACTATGGAAAAGGCATTTTTAATTCCAAAAACAAATAAAATTAAAAATGTTGCCATAATAAAATTAAAAAATTCAGAAAAATATGATACATTTAGTGATGAATATATAAATTATGTTAAAGAATATAAGGAAAAATTAAATTTACTTTTAGCTAAAAGACCTTCTGAAAGAGAACAAGAAATACATAAAAATTTATCTGAAGGTTTAGAAAAAATAGATAATGGTTTTATTGAAATTAATAAAAATAATGAAAAATTAGCACAAAATAAAAAGAAAATTTTAGTAGGACTAGATAAAATTAATGAAAAAAAAGAAGAATTTTTATCTTTTAAGAGTAAAATAGAAAAAAATAAAAAATTATTAGAAGAAAATTTGAAAAAATTACAAAGTGAAAAGGCAAAATTAGAACAAGTTCAAGGTATGGATGATGAAAAAAATGCTTTAAATAGTAAGTATGAACAAGTACAAAAAGAATATAAAAGTCTTATTATAAATGAAAAAGCATACAAAACTTCATATGAAAAAGCCTTGAAAAATTTTGAAAATGAAAAAGCTAAGTTACAAAATTCAAATAAAAAATTAAAAGAAGCTGATAGAGAAATAAATATAAAAAGACAAGAATTAGAAACTAAAAAGAATGAATTGAATAATCAAAAGAAATTTGTTATAAAACCAATGTATTCAGTAGGTTCAAGATATGACAATGATGCATTCTTGACTTTATATAATAATATTAAGTCAACAAAAATAATGTGTTATTTGTTCCCAGCTTGTTTTTTTATAATCGGTCTATTTGTAACTTCAACTACAATGATAAGATTTTCAACTGAACAAAGAATAAATGTTGGAATATATAAATTTTTAGGTTATGATTCAAAACATATAGTAATAAAATTTTTGATATATGGTTTAGTTCCTACAATAATAGGCTTATTAATAGGAAGTATAGCAGGAACTTACTTATTACCTCGATTTATCATACCAACTTTATTAGTCGGATTTAAGATATTTAAAGATATTAAATTATATTTTGTACCGACATATGCTATAGTAATTGTTTCTTCCTTTATAATAACTTCAATTATTACAATATTGATAGTTGTATATATACAATTAAATGATAAGACAATAAATTTATTAACTGGTAAAACAACAACCGTTGTAAAAAGAGTTATATTTGAAAAAACAATATTATGGAAAAAATTAAGCTTTTCAAAAAAAATATTATTTAGAAATTTATTTAAATATAAGGGAAGAATGCTTATGACAATTCTTGGAATAGGTTCTTGTACAGCTCTTATATATTTTGGTATTTCATTACACTTTGCTTTTAGTGATATTACAAAGTATCAATATACAAAAATAAAAAAATATGATGCTATAGTATATTTCAACTATAATGTAAGTAAAGAAAAGAAAGAAGAATATATAAATAAAATTTCAAATTTTGCCGATTTATATCTGGTAAATACAAATGAAAAGAAATTTAAACATAAAGGTTTAGATTATAAGATAATACATGAATATTTAATAAAGGGATCCGATAAGCAATTTTTCAATTTTAATTTAAAAGAACATGAAAGTGAAATATCACTTAAAACTTCAGAAATTTTGAAAAAGAAAAAAGGTGACTATATAGATTTAAGTGATATCTATAATGAAGTTGAAAGAATAAAAATTGATGGAGTCTTTCAAAATTATATTGCACAATATGTTTATACAAAGGATTCATCAAAAGAATCAAATGCAGTTATAGTTAAATTTAAGAATAATAATATCGATATAAATAAATTGTTAGATAAAGATGTTGTATTTAATATAAGAACAAAACATGATACAAAGGAATTTTTCATAAAGCAAATAAATAGTTTATCAATTGTAATAGTACTTATGATAATATTAGGAGCTATGTTAGCAACTATAGTTACATATAATTTGGGAAATATTAATATTATAGAAAGAAAAAGAGAATTAAGTACCTTAAAGGTATTAGGTTATACAAAATTAGAAATGAATTTATATATTTTTAGAGAAATCATTATTTTAGCCTTATTCTCTATATTGATAGGTCTATATTTAGGAAGAAAATTACAATTATTCTTCGCAACTCAATTTGTTAATTCACCAATACAACTTGTTATGAGGTTAAATTATATACCTTTTGTAATTTCATTTGTATTATCTTTATTAATTGTAATAATCGTTAGTATCTTTTTAATATTTAAAATTAATAAGATAAATATGGTTGATGCATTGAAAGTAGGAGATTAA